The following are encoded in a window of Gemmatimonadota bacterium genomic DNA:
- the topA gene encoding type I DNA topoisomerase, whose amino-acid sequence MAKNLIIVESPAKARTISRFVGKDYKVAASMGHVRDLPARELGFDVDSFDPKYVVSQDKRSVIQALKKDIEKDTTVYLATDEDREGESISWHLISALKLKNQSIKRIVFHEITRSAILHALENPRELDQNLVDAQQARRILDRAVGYELSPLLWRKVKGGLSAGRVQSVAVRIIVDREREIRAFKPEEYWRIKSDFKDPKFQAELTRQNGKKASVKNEAEARAIEASALKGQFVVAEVIEREGVRRPVPPFTTSTLQQEASRKLSFSVAQTMRVAQQLYEGNFEIPGYTGGLITYMRTDSVSLAEQAVNQAREVIEREFGRDYTVEKPRRFANRTRGAQEAHEAIRPADLSIKPNRVRAHLDPRQFRLYDLIWKRTLATQMADARIAYTTIRIRAGEAGELIFEAKGQRVLFPGFLRVYAEGSDDPEANISDKDVILPRVAKGQVLNLEKLHLEQLFTKPPARYTEASLVKKLEGEGIGRPSTYSPTISTIQSREYVERTRDKKLKPTDIGEVVNDFLMAHFPDIVDLRFTSHLEDDFDEIAQGKNSWKAMLEAFYPPFNKRVEDKKSVDKIGRKLGKDPNTGREVSVSFGKFGPYVQIGRAGEEDKPLFASLPPNQSIFDIELADALKCFELPRKLGQNDAGDEVQVNTGRYGPYVRIGRNFFSLPEGEDLFEVTLARALEIAAAEEDRKAKNVIQDFGDFQVLNGRYGPYIRKDGKNYRIPRGMDAATLDRETLEKFMEGGAGGRQSQNVIHDFDGIQVLAGRYGPYIKHNGNNYRIPKGVEASSLTKAACEKIIAENPATNRRRSSRRSRK is encoded by the coding sequence ATGGCAAAAAATTTGATTATTGTCGAATCACCTGCTAAGGCACGCACAATTTCTCGATTTGTGGGCAAGGACTACAAAGTCGCCGCTTCTATGGGGCATGTGCGCGATCTTCCCGCACGTGAATTGGGCTTTGATGTGGATAGTTTTGATCCCAAATACGTCGTGTCGCAAGACAAGCGCAGCGTGATTCAGGCGCTGAAAAAGGATATTGAAAAAGATACGACTGTATATCTGGCGACGGATGAAGACCGCGAAGGGGAATCTATTTCGTGGCATCTGATTTCCGCGCTCAAGCTCAAGAATCAGTCTATTAAGCGGATTGTGTTCCACGAGATTACCCGGTCTGCGATTTTGCACGCGCTTGAAAATCCGCGCGAACTGGATCAAAATTTGGTCGATGCACAACAGGCGCGTCGCATTTTGGATCGCGCTGTGGGATATGAGTTGTCGCCTTTGTTGTGGCGAAAGGTAAAGGGCGGATTGTCAGCCGGACGCGTGCAGAGTGTGGCGGTGCGGATTATTGTTGATCGGGAGCGGGAGATTCGGGCGTTTAAGCCAGAGGAATATTGGAGGATTAAATCCGATTTTAAGGATCCCAAATTTCAGGCTGAATTGACGCGGCAGAATGGCAAAAAAGCGTCTGTGAAAAATGAAGCCGAGGCCAGAGCTATTGAAGCGAGCGCGCTGAAGGGACAATTTGTCGTGGCAGAGGTGATCGAGCGCGAGGGCGTGCGGCGGCCCGTGCCTCCGTTTACGACATCGACGCTGCAACAAGAGGCGTCTCGCAAACTAAGTTTTTCCGTGGCGCAGACGATGCGGGTTGCACAACAGCTTTACGAGGGCAATTTTGAAATTCCCGGATATACCGGTGGTTTGATTACGTATATGCGTACCGATTCGGTGAGTTTGGCCGAGCAGGCGGTGAATCAGGCGCGGGAGGTGATCGAGCGGGAATTTGGTCGGGATTATACTGTGGAAAAACCCCGGCGGTTTGCCAATAGGACCAGGGGGGCGCAAGAAGCGCACGAGGCGATTCGTCCGGCGGATTTGTCGATTAAACCCAATCGCGTTAGAGCACATCTCGATCCCCGACAATTTCGGCTTTACGATTTGATCTGGAAGCGCACGTTGGCGACGCAGATGGCCGATGCGCGCATTGCATATACGACGATTCGCATTCGGGCAGGTGAGGCTGGTGAATTGATTTTTGAGGCAAAGGGGCAGCGCGTTTTATTCCCTGGATTTTTGAGGGTTTATGCCGAGGGATCAGATGATCCGGAGGCCAATATCAGCGATAAAGATGTGATTTTGCCCAGGGTTGCTAAGGGACAGGTGCTCAATTTGGAGAAGTTGCATTTGGAGCAGTTGTTTACCAAGCCGCCCGCGCGTTATACCGAGGCTTCGCTGGTGAAGAAGCTCGAGGGCGAGGGTATTGGGCGTCCCTCGACTTATTCGCCGACGATTTCGACGATTCAAAGCCGGGAGTATGTGGAACGCACGCGAGATAAGAAGCTCAAACCCACAGATATCGGCGAGGTGGTGAACGATTTTTTGATGGCGCATTTTCCCGATATTGTCGATTTGCGTTTTACGTCGCATCTCGAAGACGATTTTGACGAGATTGCTCAGGGCAAAAATTCATGGAAGGCGATGTTGGAGGCGTTTTATCCGCCGTTTAATAAGCGGGTGGAGGACAAAAAGTCGGTTGATAAAATTGGGCGCAAGTTGGGCAAAGACCCCAATACGGGACGCGAGGTGAGTGTGAGTTTTGGGAAGTTTGGTCCTTATGTCCAGATTGGTAGGGCAGGTGAAGAGGACAAGCCTTTGTTTGCATCTTTGCCTCCCAATCAGAGTATTTTTGATATTGAATTGGCCGATGCTCTCAAGTGTTTTGAATTGCCCCGCAAACTCGGGCAAAATGATGCGGGTGATGAAGTGCAGGTCAATACTGGTCGATACGGTCCCTATGTGCGAATAGGTCGCAACTTTTTCTCCCTGCCAGAGGGAGAGGACTTGTTTGAGGTGACGCTTGCTCGCGCGTTGGAGATCGCGGCTGCTGAGGAAGATCGCAAAGCCAAAAATGTGATTCAGGATTTTGGCGATTTCCAGGTGCTCAATGGGCGGTATGGTCCCTATATTCGCAAAGATGGTAAGAATTACAGGATTCCCAGAGGGATGGATGCGGCGACATTAGACCGCGAGACGCTCGAAAAATTCATGGAGGGCGGAGCAGGCGGCAGGCAGTCGCAGAATGTGATTCACGATTTTGACGGGATTCAGGTTCTTGCCGGGCGGTATGGTCCTTATATTAAACACAATGGAAATAATTACCGCATTCCAAAGGGCGTAGAGGCGTCGTCTTTGACAAAGGCTGCTTGCGAGAAGATTATCGCTGAAAACCCAGCGACGAATAGGAGAAGATCGAGCAGAAGAAGTAGAAAGTGA
- a CDS encoding VWA domain-containing protein, whose protein sequence is MFGLSFTNPMLLHGLWAALLPLVIHLLNRRRAVTVSFSNVALLQKLQHDRMRRLKFKHLALLILRTLLIVLLVLAFARPTLSGGSGQVGDAGTSAVILLDRSLSMQYRTAEGTLFERALRKAQALLALFDERDDVRLALIDKGVEEVDVTSPERLRLFMDTLQPGFGSTDFEAGLQLALSHLSGSQMPNRELYFVTDRAYNGWANLPDTLSNLDDVSVYIISERPSQVANIGIGQINTTSPEVGRSTTLAIELINYGVANRGDVPVQIFLADRRIGQDIAHVPAGGRRKLHTSFVPKTGGDVALRVEIGADALEADNERVTVLRVPERVRILLVGQVSRESYYLAEALSVASSEVVHVKPERVSDQVLEGVDVVFLCNVARLSTGAIAALQNRISRGVGLAIFLGDQIDVRYYNEHVLPALFPAKLLGTRGALSGAYQALQTVLPDHPMLSGLELKGAFQSPRFFVSYRVLPAQDARPVLSFASGAPALLESRKGNGRVVLFASSVSANLGWNDAPLSGFFVPFVHRLSGYLAAGAFGRSDYRVGQVVYRDIRRENASEAVLQAPGGEPRTIWPQQRGLQSVWPVGVVNEPGLWEIFARERVSDRFAVQVDEREPDLTPVPMARLEALFGKDRLRVVDDKADLKEAVLSQRHGQELWRWVLLAALMAMGAEMLIAQSARTSRGTRP, encoded by the coding sequence ATGTTCGGTCTTTCATTTACAAATCCGATGTTGTTGCACGGTTTGTGGGCGGCGTTGTTGCCGCTTGTGATTCATTTACTGAATCGGCGCCGTGCAGTAACGGTGTCGTTTTCAAATGTGGCACTTTTGCAAAAACTCCAGCACGACCGCATGCGACGGCTAAAATTCAAGCATCTCGCGTTGCTCATTTTGCGAACCCTGCTCATTGTTTTGCTCGTGCTGGCTTTCGCGCGTCCGACTTTGAGTGGGGGCAGTGGGCAGGTGGGCGATGCGGGTACGTCGGCGGTTATTTTGCTCGATCGTTCGTTGAGTATGCAATACCGCACAGCAGAAGGTACTTTGTTTGAGCGCGCACTTCGCAAGGCGCAGGCTCTGTTGGCTCTGTTTGATGAGCGCGACGATGTGCGTCTGGCACTGATCGATAAGGGTGTCGAGGAGGTCGATGTGACTTCGCCAGAGCGGTTGCGGTTGTTTATGGATACGCTGCAACCCGGATTTGGCAGTACAGATTTTGAGGCGGGATTGCAATTGGCTTTGTCGCATTTGTCCGGGTCACAGATGCCCAATCGCGAGTTGTATTTTGTAACGGATCGCGCATATAATGGATGGGCGAATTTGCCCGATACACTGTCTAATTTGGACGATGTATCGGTGTACATCATTTCCGAGCGGCCTTCGCAAGTTGCCAATATTGGCATCGGACAGATCAATACCACTTCTCCAGAGGTCGGGCGTTCAACCACGCTGGCGATCGAATTGATCAATTATGGTGTGGCAAATCGAGGCGATGTGCCTGTGCAGATATTTTTGGCTGATCGGCGCATTGGTCAGGATATTGCCCATGTACCTGCGGGCGGGCGTCGCAAATTGCATACGTCGTTTGTGCCCAAAACAGGAGGGGATGTTGCCCTGCGTGTGGAAATCGGGGCAGACGCTCTCGAGGCAGACAACGAGCGCGTGACGGTGTTGCGCGTTCCAGAGCGCGTTCGCATTTTGCTGGTGGGTCAGGTGTCCCGCGAGTCTTATTATCTCGCAGAGGCTTTGTCCGTTGCCTCAAGCGAAGTGGTGCATGTTAAACCCGAACGCGTATCAGATCAGGTGCTGGAAGGTGTCGATGTGGTTTTTTTGTGCAATGTCGCGCGGCTTTCTACAGGTGCGATTGCCGCTTTGCAAAATCGGATATCACGCGGGGTTGGTCTGGCTATTTTTTTGGGGGATCAAATAGATGTCCGATATTATAATGAGCATGTGTTGCCCGCGCTTTTTCCGGCCAAATTACTCGGTACGCGGGGCGCGTTGTCGGGTGCTTATCAGGCTTTGCAGACGGTTTTGCCCGATCATCCCATGCTATCGGGCCTGGAACTCAAGGGGGCGTTTCAAAGCCCGCGTTTTTTTGTTTCTTATCGGGTTTTGCCCGCGCAAGATGCACGCCCTGTGTTGTCCTTTGCCTCGGGGGCACCCGCGCTTCTCGAGTCTCGCAAGGGCAATGGGCGCGTCGTGCTGTTTGCGTCTTCGGTGAGCGCGAATTTGGGATGGAATGACGCGCCGCTTTCCGGCTTTTTTGTTCCATTTGTGCATCGCCTGAGCGGATATCTGGCGGCCGGGGCATTTGGTCGTTCTGACTATCGCGTCGGTCAGGTCGTGTACAGAGATATCCGACGGGAAAATGCTTCTGAAGCTGTTTTGCAAGCGCCAGGTGGAGAACCCAGAACAATTTGGCCTCAACAACGCGGCTTGCAATCGGTGTGGCCGGTTGGCGTGGTGAATGAGCCAGGGCTGTGGGAGATTTTTGCGCGCGAGCGCGTTTCTGATCGCTTTGCTGTTCAGGTTGATGAGCGCGAACCCGATTTGACTCCGGTTCCGATGGCGCGACTCGAGGCACTTTTTGGTAAAGATCGCTTGCGCGTTGTAGATGACAAGGCCGATTTGAAGGAGGCCGTCCTTTCTCAGAGGCACGGTCAGGAACTCTGGCGATGGGTGCTGTTGGCAGCTTTGATGGCGATGGGTGCAGAGATGCTCATTGCACAGTCTGCGCGCACGAGCCGCGGGACGCGACCTTGA
- a CDS encoding PTS sugar transporter subunit IIA, whose amino-acid sequence MTLMEILSGKSVIIGLKGQNKREILEELVNELEVGDKITDRDKVLQAVLEREDIMSTGIGHGIAIPHGKSEYATTLGGVLGIKSDGINFNALDGKKTYIFFLLVSPLNVSGPHIKALARISRVLKGEDFRQRLIGIRNREEALAIIEAEDKKN is encoded by the coding sequence ATGACGTTGATGGAGATTCTGTCGGGCAAATCGGTCATTATCGGGCTTAAGGGGCAAAACAAGCGGGAAATTCTCGAAGAGCTTGTTAATGAACTCGAAGTAGGCGATAAAATTACTGACCGCGATAAGGTGCTCCAGGCGGTTTTAGAGCGCGAAGATATTATGAGTACGGGTATTGGACACGGTATTGCCATTCCCCATGGGAAATCGGAATATGCCACGACGCTGGGCGGTGTGCTGGGCATCAAGTCGGATGGTATCAATTTTAATGCTTTAGATGGCAAAAAGACCTACATTTTTTTTCTTCTGGTCTCGCCCCTAAATGTCTCGGGACCGCATATTAAAGCCTTAGCGCGGATATCAAGAGTGCTCAAGGGAGAGGATTTTAGACAGCGTCTGATTGGCATTAGAAATCGCGAGGAGGCTCTGGCGATTATTGAAGCGGAAGATAAGAAAAACTAA
- a CDS encoding GWxTD domain-containing protein, protein MFKVLYSTIYLLIISFASTGFAQNRDLHDVINRLKADLATASDSSANYARLGLLYLRLEEADSAEAAFQNALALRPNLAIAHTGLGRVYQNLRNKPNRALSHYEKAVAIDTTDADAHDRLIKTLLALEDMGSRARKAASQTIARFPDLPSPYLLLARAHREEGSAHQVALYYYKKYLERNPEDHETAYQFAYALYEAKEYRDLEDITSRMRGDPRALPLLAQALIQRRDHEGALAAFQRYIETLPEEEQPLFDDISYIGSRAEARAYRLASASDDKTQRERFLTRFWLQKDPFKTSGGALRRAEHYRRVWHARTHFGRKWPWDRRGEIYIRYGEPDYISTSRKLNAIVPLDVQRLQEQRAYAIYGDAGIEANFVGPVYPIRTMEEGGLGRVGNMGFTDYRPVTTTSGWTSVPWEVWIYKNLGQGAEFTFTDEFLGGNFDFAPVPSLTEEDLANAESSGRSYMSVIQRLNEFNSATLAQSLAAIEPELYSIEALDPLDFYFDALTFRGPENKTELQVIFGLPLDNVALPTDPDTTVVVERRTALIYPRALDFQNTKSALAIDITDDIRDRGLQALSSVRHIAEPGVYELAVEAWRQNTNRIGAYRQGDLRLPAYHDKSHLMMSDIQVASRIIEADRAPDTSFVRGDLYIQPQPSAAFVPGMSMYVYFEIYNLKRDEFGQTRYTISYEVQKRQETGFALVSLLAKLGKKNTEAVGLSFDQVGTNPDENTYLEMPLTNLAPGRYTLKLTIIDKNADQITKKDAVFFIPGTR, encoded by the coding sequence ATGTTCAAAGTCCTCTACTCGACCATTTATCTACTCATCATCAGTTTTGCAAGCACGGGATTCGCGCAAAACCGCGACCTCCACGACGTCATCAACCGGTTGAAAGCAGATCTGGCTACCGCGTCTGATTCGTCGGCGAACTACGCGCGCCTGGGCCTGCTCTATTTGCGCCTTGAAGAAGCCGACAGCGCCGAAGCAGCCTTTCAAAATGCACTCGCCTTGCGCCCCAATCTCGCCATTGCCCACACGGGCCTGGGTCGCGTGTACCAAAATCTACGAAACAAACCCAACCGCGCGCTGTCGCACTATGAAAAAGCGGTCGCCATCGACACCACAGACGCCGACGCCCACGACCGCCTCATCAAAACCCTGCTCGCCCTTGAAGACATGGGAAGCCGCGCGCGAAAAGCGGCCTCCCAAACTATTGCGCGATTTCCCGACCTGCCTTCGCCCTATCTCTTGCTCGCGCGCGCACACCGCGAAGAAGGAAGCGCGCATCAAGTCGCGCTTTACTACTACAAAAAATACCTCGAACGCAACCCCGAAGACCACGAAACCGCATACCAATTTGCCTACGCGCTATACGAAGCCAAAGAATACCGCGACCTCGAAGACATCACATCGCGCATGCGAGGAGACCCCCGCGCACTGCCATTGCTCGCCCAGGCCCTCATACAAAGACGCGACCACGAAGGCGCATTGGCGGCATTTCAACGTTATATTGAGACCCTGCCGGAAGAAGAACAGCCCCTCTTTGACGACATCTCTTATATCGGCTCAAGAGCCGAAGCGCGCGCTTACCGCCTCGCGTCGGCCTCGGACGACAAAACACAACGCGAGCGTTTTCTCACACGCTTCTGGTTGCAAAAAGATCCCTTTAAAACCTCGGGAGGCGCACTGCGCCGAGCCGAACACTACCGCAGGGTATGGCATGCGCGAACCCATTTTGGCAGAAAGTGGCCGTGGGATCGCCGGGGAGAAATCTACATTCGATATGGAGAACCCGATTACATCTCCACCTCTCGCAAACTCAACGCCATCGTACCACTCGACGTACAGCGCCTTCAAGAACAAAGAGCGTATGCGATTTACGGCGATGCGGGCATTGAGGCAAACTTCGTCGGTCCCGTCTATCCGATTCGCACCATGGAAGAAGGCGGCCTGGGTCGCGTGGGCAATATGGGCTTTACCGACTACCGCCCCGTCACAACGACCAGCGGCTGGACCTCTGTACCCTGGGAAGTCTGGATATACAAAAACCTCGGACAGGGCGCAGAATTTACATTTACCGATGAATTTCTGGGCGGAAACTTCGATTTTGCCCCCGTCCCATCGCTGACCGAAGAAGACCTCGCCAATGCCGAATCCTCCGGGCGGTCGTACATGAGCGTTATTCAGCGCCTCAACGAATTTAACTCCGCCACCCTCGCCCAATCGCTCGCGGCAATAGAACCCGAATTGTACAGCATAGAAGCGCTCGACCCCCTCGACTTTTACTTCGACGCCCTCACCTTTCGGGGACCGGAAAACAAAACCGAATTGCAGGTCATATTTGGCCTGCCTTTAGACAACGTAGCCCTGCCCACAGATCCGGACACCACTGTAGTCGTCGAACGTCGCACCGCACTTATCTACCCCCGCGCCCTCGATTTTCAGAACACCAAAAGCGCATTGGCCATCGACATCACCGATGATATTCGTGACCGGGGTTTACAAGCCCTCAGCAGCGTGCGCCACATCGCCGAACCCGGCGTATATGAACTGGCCGTCGAAGCATGGCGTCAAAACACCAACCGCATTGGTGCCTATCGCCAGGGCGATCTTCGCTTGCCCGCCTATCACGACAAAAGCCATCTGATGATGAGCGACATCCAGGTCGCCTCCCGCATCATCGAAGCGGACCGCGCACCCGACACATCCTTTGTGCGCGGCGATCTCTACATTCAGCCGCAACCCTCGGCAGCCTTTGTCCCCGGCATGTCCATGTACGTTTACTTTGAAATCTACAACCTCAAACGCGACGAATTTGGACAGACGCGCTACACCATCTCCTACGAAGTACAAAAACGCCAGGAAACCGGTTTCGCACTCGTCTCCCTCCTCGCCAAATTGGGCAAAAAAAATACCGAGGCCGTTGGCCTCAGCTTTGATCAAGTCGGTACAAACCCCGACGAAAACACCTATCTCGAAATGCCCCTCACCAATCTCGCACCCGGACGCTACACCCTCAAACTCACAATTATAGACAAAAACGCCGACCAGATCACAAAAAAAGATGCTGTCTTTTTTATTCCTGGCACCCGATAA
- a CDS encoding RDD family protein, whose amino-acid sequence MLMQSEIAGIGRRLLATVLDFLILHLVLTVVLRNMLLSPAGVWMVDFVFIVIYSAIFVGVMGQTPGKMLLGLRVIDAQGGGLSYGQTFQRAVVKWAPVFVLFIVMALLTPEELYQRPTDGEVMDTVEVDGQSAAVSSTAMVIGTVVWVVLIHMARRHPDGQGIHDRVAETYVIRTG is encoded by the coding sequence ATGTTGATGCAAAGCGAAATCGCCGGGATAGGACGGCGTCTGTTGGCAACGGTGCTGGATTTTTTGATTTTACACCTGGTGCTGACGGTGGTTCTGCGCAATATGCTGCTGTCGCCTGCGGGTGTGTGGATGGTGGATTTTGTTTTTATTGTGATATATTCCGCGATATTTGTGGGGGTTATGGGCCAGACGCCGGGCAAGATGTTGTTGGGGTTGCGCGTGATTGATGCACAGGGTGGTGGGTTGAGTTATGGACAGACGTTTCAGCGTGCAGTGGTGAAGTGGGCACCGGTTTTTGTGCTGTTTATTGTGATGGCTCTGTTGACGCCAGAGGAGTTGTACCAGCGTCCCACGGATGGAGAAGTGATGGATACCGTTGAAGTTGATGGACAATCGGCTGCGGTTTCTTCAACCGCAATGGTGATCGGTACGGTGGTCTGGGTGGTGTTGATTCACATGGCGCGGCGCCATCCCGATGGGCAGGGGATTCACGACCGCGTGGCAGAGACGTATGTGATTAGAACGGGGTGA
- the hflX gene encoding GTPase HflX: MNITKNSGDNMDHIFDAQGIRRAVLVGMAQRGISTRSARESLEELAHLATTATFEVIDRTLQNRDKPDPATYIGSGKIDELREMAQKRNIDAIIFDNDLSPSQMRNLEIDIGVRILDRSLLILDIFALHARTRTAQIQVQMAHLRYLRPRIRQFNPHAERRAGLGSGETHTETTRRWIEQRGKSLYDSLKRVRRQMDTSRKGRSHSFNVVLVGYTNAGKSTLMRGISGENVLVENQLFATLTNTTRSVDVQSHRPILLTDTVGFINRLPHHLFACFRATLQEAVQADLLLHVVDASHSQYKMQMITVREVLTKLKIDDKPVLTVYNKMDLADSERQKEIDKRCAKNPNALAISALDVANLDAVKNRICDFLAADAVTLKLHVPQSEGKLLSQLYTHSEILTLDYEGNDVHLRIRLNSNHAERLQLDRFLSASHIQADAPA, translated from the coding sequence ATGAATATAACTAAAAACTCAGGGGATAACATGGACCATATCTTTGACGCACAGGGCATACGACGTGCCGTTCTCGTTGGGATGGCACAACGCGGTATCTCCACGCGCAGCGCCAGAGAATCTCTCGAAGAACTCGCCCACCTGGCCACCACTGCCACCTTTGAGGTAATTGATCGCACATTGCAAAATCGCGACAAACCCGATCCAGCCACCTATATAGGTTCGGGCAAAATCGACGAACTTCGAGAAATGGCCCAAAAGAGAAATATCGACGCGATCATCTTTGACAATGACCTTTCGCCCTCGCAAATGCGCAACCTCGAAATCGATATTGGGGTACGCATCCTCGACCGCAGCCTGCTCATTCTCGATATTTTTGCTTTACACGCACGCACACGCACCGCGCAAATTCAAGTGCAAATGGCCCACCTGCGTTATTTGCGCCCCCGCATTCGCCAGTTTAATCCCCACGCAGAACGTCGCGCAGGCCTCGGATCGGGTGAAACGCACACCGAAACCACCCGCAGGTGGATCGAACAACGCGGAAAGTCCCTCTACGACAGCCTCAAACGAGTGAGACGTCAAATGGACACAAGCCGCAAAGGGCGCAGCCATAGTTTTAACGTCGTGCTCGTTGGCTATACTAACGCGGGCAAATCCACGCTTATGCGCGGGATTTCGGGTGAAAATGTTCTGGTCGAAAATCAGCTTTTTGCCACTTTGACCAACACCACGCGCAGCGTCGATGTCCAAAGCCATCGCCCCATCTTGCTCACCGACACCGTCGGCTTTATCAACCGCTTACCGCACCACCTCTTTGCCTGCTTTCGCGCCACATTACAAGAAGCCGTACAGGCAGACCTGCTCCTTCACGTTGTCGATGCCAGCCATTCGCAATACAAAATGCAAATGATCACAGTCCGCGAAGTCCTCACAAAACTCAAAATTGATGACAAACCCGTCCTGACTGTCTATAACAAAATGGACCTCGCGGATTCTGAACGACAAAAAGAAATTGACAAACGCTGCGCAAAAAATCCCAATGCGCTTGCAATTTCTGCGCTCGACGTCGCCAATCTCGACGCGGTAAAAAATCGGATATGCGATTTTCTGGCTGCCGATGCGGTCACCCTAAAACTTCATGTGCCACAAAGTGAAGGCAAACTCCTCTCACAACTTTACACCCACAGCGAAATACTGACCCTGGATTATGAGGGCAACGACGTACACCTGCGCATTCGCCTCAATTCCAACCATGCCGAGCGTCTGCAACTGGACCGCTTCCTGTCCGCGAGCCACATACAGGCAGATGCCCCAGCTTAA
- a CDS encoding SDR family oxidoreductase, producing MAIALITGASSGIGLELARVFAADGIDVILSARSEDKLHDLAEEVREKYGVRAEVIVADLSVPGEAEKVYDRVREMGWDVDYLVNNAGFGVYGFYAETDWTAEADMLQVNIVALTHLTKLFLPDLIDRGRGRILNVASTAAFQPGPRMAVYFATKAYVLSLSDAIANELKGTGVSVTALCPGATETGFQRAAGATGSRLFDMRGLPTGADVAKYGYRAMQKGKRVAIHGLMSKILAFTVRLLPRRLVVATTRALIARSD from the coding sequence ATGGCAATAGCACTGATTACGGGCGCGTCGAGTGGTATTGGTTTGGAATTGGCGCGGGTGTTTGCGGCTGATGGGATTGATGTGATTTTGTCGGCGCGGTCCGAGGATAAGTTGCACGATCTGGCAGAAGAAGTGCGGGAGAAGTATGGTGTGAGAGCCGAGGTGATTGTGGCCGATTTGTCCGTGCCGGGCGAGGCTGAGAAGGTTTATGATAGGGTCAGGGAAATGGGATGGGACGTGGATTATCTGGTGAATAATGCCGGATTTGGGGTTTATGGTTTTTACGCGGAGACAGATTGGACGGCCGAAGCGGATATGTTGCAGGTGAATATTGTCGCTTTGACGCATTTGACCAAGTTGTTTTTGCCGGATTTGATTGATAGAGGTCGGGGAAGAATTTTGAATGTGGCTTCGACTGCGGCGTTTCAGCCCGGTCCGAGGATGGCTGTGTATTTTGCGACTAAGGCGTATGTGTTGTCGCTTTCAGATGCGATTGCCAATGAGTTAAAGGGTACGGGTGTGAGCGTGACTGCGCTGTGTCCAGGGGCAACGGAGACGGGTTTTCAACGCGCCGCAGGTGCAACGGGTTCGCGTTTGTTCGATATGCGCGGATTGCCCACGGGGGCCGATGTGGCAAAATACGGGTATAGAGCTATGCAAAAGGGAAAGCGGGTCGCTATTCACGGGTTGATGAGTAAGATACTGGCTTTTACTGTGCGCTTATTGCCCAGACGGCTTGTCGTTGCGACGACGAGAGCGTTGATTGCGAGGAGTGATTAA
- a CDS encoding c-type cytochrome yields MNRSLLIALILTISSLISLIVTASFAQIPDTYTNLKVLPKDIKKAQLMQYMKDFSKALGVRCHACHKGEEGQSLSTYDFASDENPRKDIARLMITMTQKINGEILKDFKEGQFTQITCQTCHRGQQVPDA; encoded by the coding sequence ATGAACCGCTCGCTACTCATCGCACTCATTCTCACAATCAGTTCCCTCATCTCTCTGATCGTCACCGCATCTTTCGCCCAAATTCCCGACACCTACACCAACTTAAAAGTCCTGCCCAAAGACATCAAAAAAGCGCAACTCATGCAGTACATGAAAGATTTTAGCAAAGCCTTGGGCGTGCGCTGTCACGCTTGCCACAAAGGGGAAGAAGGCCAATCCCTATCCACTTACGACTTTGCCTCAGACGAAAACCCCCGCAAAGACATTGCGCGCCTCATGATCACCATGACACAAAAAATCAACGGCGAAATCCTCAAAGACTTCAAAGAAGGACAATTCACCCAGATCACCTGCCAGACCTGCCATCGGGGACAACAAGTACCGGACGCCTGA